The following coding sequences lie in one Arachis ipaensis cultivar K30076 chromosome B03, Araip1.1, whole genome shotgun sequence genomic window:
- the LOC107633467 gene encoding uncharacterized protein LOC107633467, which yields MANLANTMEANADATLQAVQRLGQLAGNGNENGEGNANDNAEENGNNTGRVLMILATFLKVHPPIFRGSTNPTEADNWFQGMERALQAQHVSNDQYVEFAAYQLAGEAQHWWQAKCRLLQLQNADVPWDLFQTAFYKKYFPESVREAK from the coding sequence ATGGCTAATTTGGCAAATACTATGGAGGCTAATGCTGatgcgactctgcaagctgtgcagaggttaggccaactAGCTGGGAATGGCAATGAAAACGGTGAAGGGAATGCTAATGATAATGCTGAGGAAAACGGTAATAACACCGGGAGAGTTCTGATGATCTTGGCGACGTTCctcaaggttcatccgccaaTTTTTCGAGGGTCAACTAACCCTACAGAAGCGGACAACTGGTTCCAAGGCATGGAGCGTGCTTTACAGGCACAGCATGTTTCAAACGATCAGtatgttgaatttgctgcttatCAACTGGCAGGAGAGGCCCAGCACTGGTGGCAAGCTAAGTGTCGCTTGCTACAACTTCAGAACGCCGATGTTCCGTGGGACTTATTCCAGACGGCTTTTTATAAGAAGTACTTCCCTGAGTCTGTAAGGGAAGCAAAGTAG
- the LOC107633468 gene encoding uncharacterized protein LOC107633468, whose protein sequence is MELMQLKQGSLSVADYTRKFEELCRFSRVCQGVPETYQSWKCIKYQRELKDIMTTVAPMEIRVISDLVNKARVVEEYAKTVAASKDTHGGSSSRGRGKYFHPRGQNFKRGGYVPQGQGGFRRNTHDQFQRGKGRGNQSKSSPNLACDRCGRFHPYNSCKIGIGGCFNCGLPGHFSSDCTRGKNPGAGQSQHQGRVFAVNAKDASKEDPLMRGICLIGDKSLVALYDTGASHSLFRLLKLRN, encoded by the coding sequence ATGGAActgatgcagctgaagcaaggttccttaTCTGTGGCAGACTATACCAGAAAGTTTGAGGAACtctgtaggttttctagggtatgtCAGGGTGTCCCGGAGACTTATCAGAGTTGGAAGTGTATCAAATACCAAAGGGAGTTGAAGGACATTATGACTACTGTTGCTCCTATGGAGATCCGTGTCATCTCCGACTTAGTGAACAAAGCAAGGGTGGTGGAGGAGTATGCCAAGACCGTGGCAGCATCCAAGGACACTCATGGAGGGAGCTCTAGTCGGGGGCGTGGCAagtattttcatccgagaggacaaAACTTTAAGAGAGGAGGATATGTGCCTCAAGGACAAGGAGGCTTCAGAAGGAACACCCATGATCAGTTTCAGCGTGGCAAAGGGagaggaaatcagagtaagaGTTCTCCAAATTTAGCTTGTGATCGTTGTGGACGTTTTCATCCATATAACTCTTGCAAAATTGGTATAGGTGGGTGCTTTAACTGTGGCTTGCCTGGTCATTTTTCGAGTGATTGCACACGTGGGAAGAACCCAGGCGCGGGTCAGAGTCAGCACCAGGGGCGAGTTTTTGCTGTGAATGCCAAGGATGCTTCTAAGGAGGATCCAttgatgagaggtatatgtcTAATTGGTGATAAATCCTTAGttgcattatatgatactggagcttcgcaTTCGTTATTTCGTTTGCTAAAGTTGAGGAATTAA